The following proteins are co-located in the Pedobacter sp. FW305-3-2-15-E-R2A2 genome:
- the pyk gene encoding pyruvate kinase, whose amino-acid sequence MKPFHSRTKIVATLGPASAKPEVLFSMFNAGLDVCRLNFSHGSQADHQEVLDTIRSLNKKHNYNVGILADLQGPKIRIGMVKDGGIHLVNGNRTVITTKECIGNEERIYITYDTFPKDVKAGEIILLDDGKLQMRVIETNLVDEVVCEIVHGGILTSRKGVNLPNTKVSIPSLTVEDRKNLEFVLENDVEWIGLSFVRNAEDIVELKDIIRQRGKTARVIAKIEKPEAIANIDEIIAVSDGIMVARGDLGVEMPMEEVPLLQKMIVQKCRAASKPVIIATQMLESMITTPRPTRAEVNDVANSVLDGADAVMLSGETSVGEFPLIVIETMQKIIQNIEVNNYPFHPEKFLKPKSESFLSDAICDTACFLSKQTNAVGIVSMTLSGYTAFEISSHRPKALTYIFTSNLALLNTVSLLWGVQGFYYDKFESTDETIQDVNNLLKKHKMIKKGDVIINTAAIPMERKGKTNMLKITVID is encoded by the coding sequence ATGAAACCATTTCATTCTAGAACAAAAATCGTAGCGACGCTCGGTCCTGCTTCAGCTAAACCAGAAGTTTTATTTAGTATGTTTAACGCCGGATTGGACGTATGCAGATTAAATTTTTCACACGGTTCTCAGGCAGATCATCAGGAGGTCCTGGATACCATCCGCAGTCTAAATAAAAAACACAATTATAACGTAGGTATCCTTGCAGATTTACAGGGTCCTAAGATTAGGATTGGAATGGTTAAAGATGGTGGTATTCATTTAGTTAACGGAAATAGAACGGTCATCACAACCAAAGAATGCATCGGTAATGAAGAGCGTATTTACATCACTTATGATACCTTTCCTAAGGATGTAAAAGCAGGTGAAATTATCCTTTTGGATGATGGTAAATTGCAGATGCGTGTGATCGAAACGAACCTTGTTGACGAGGTGGTTTGTGAGATTGTTCATGGTGGAATTCTGACCTCAAGAAAAGGGGTAAATTTGCCAAATACTAAAGTTTCCATCCCTTCACTTACTGTTGAAGACCGTAAAAATTTAGAGTTTGTTCTCGAAAACGATGTAGAATGGATCGGACTTTCTTTTGTTCGTAACGCGGAAGACATTGTAGAACTAAAAGATATCATCAGACAAAGAGGTAAAACTGCCCGTGTAATCGCTAAAATCGAAAAACCTGAGGCAATTGCTAATATTGATGAAATCATCGCAGTCTCAGACGGAATCATGGTTGCCCGTGGTGATCTTGGAGTGGAAATGCCGATGGAAGAAGTTCCATTGTTGCAGAAAATGATCGTTCAGAAATGTAGAGCAGCTTCTAAGCCGGTAATTATTGCAACTCAAATGTTGGAAAGTATGATTACTACACCTAGACCAACACGTGCTGAGGTGAATGATGTGGCCAATTCAGTGCTTGACGGTGCAGATGCAGTGATGCTGAGCGGTGAAACTTCAGTAGGTGAATTCCCTCTGATTGTGATAGAAACGATGCAGAAAATCATTCAGAACATTGAGGTAAACAATTACCCGTTTCACCCGGAAAAGTTCCTTAAACCTAAGTCTGAGAGCTTCCTGAGTGATGCAATTTGCGATACTGCCTGCTTCTTGTCAAAACAAACAAATGCAGTGGGTATTGTATCGATGACTTTAAGTGGATATACTGCTTTTGAAATCTCTAGCCACAGGCCTAAAGCTTTAACTTATATTTTCACAAGTAACCTTGCGCTGTTAAACACAGTGAGCTTACTATGGGGTGTTCAGGGCTTCTATTACGATAAATTTGAAAGTACTGATGAAACCATTCAAGATGTGAATAACCTGCTTAAAAAGCATAAAATGATCAAAAAAGGGGATGTAATTATCAACACGGCGGCCATTCCAATGGAAAGAAAAGGAAAGACCAATATGTTAAAAATTACAGTTATTGATTAA
- a CDS encoding XRE family transcriptional regulator, translating to MITDNDSVRLILGLKVKALRQEKGLSYQQLAEKTGMSLSYVHDIETGKKFPKADKILSLAKILGVDYDYLVSLRASKKLQPIIDLINSDFINAVPWEHFGLTPASLLDLFSNTPDKVTAFISTLLKISRSYQLSKENFYNAALRSYQDLHDNYFEDLEDAVRNFRLEYQLEEDLKIEIPLLEAILNKMDIQVNRKRMNTMDALQGLRSFYATTSKTFYINKGMSPAQEKFLLAREIAFQYLKITERPYETIIQHSDSFDMMLNNFNASYFAVALLMQEEKFVEDVKYIMMQTKWDDKAWINLWTQYDVTPEMLVQRLTNILPKHFSIDQLFFLRISGEVKKDEFEITKELHLSQLHNPHANATHEHYCRRWVSINSLKHTANLVAAKKYKHPIVEAQISQYWQTHNRYLCISISKPTGKGNEMISVTLGLLIDQKLLQAMSFVNDTAIPVKTVHTTCERCGIMDCLERAAPPTEILKEQKQEKINNALKQLQ from the coding sequence ATGATAACCGATAATGATAGCGTACGCCTGATTTTGGGCCTGAAAGTAAAAGCTTTACGTCAGGAAAAAGGACTCTCCTACCAACAACTTGCGGAGAAAACAGGCATGTCTCTCTCTTATGTACACGATATTGAGACCGGAAAAAAGTTCCCAAAGGCAGATAAAATACTCTCATTAGCGAAAATTCTGGGCGTTGATTATGATTATCTGGTGTCGTTAAGGGCCAGCAAAAAGCTCCAGCCAATTATCGACCTGATCAATTCTGATTTTATCAATGCAGTACCCTGGGAACATTTCGGACTAACCCCCGCTTCTCTTCTGGATCTTTTTTCCAATACGCCCGATAAAGTGACAGCTTTCATCAGTACCCTACTTAAAATCTCCAGAAGCTATCAATTATCAAAAGAAAACTTCTACAATGCCGCCCTTCGTTCCTACCAGGACCTTCATGACAATTATTTTGAAGATCTTGAGGATGCCGTAAGGAACTTCAGACTGGAATATCAATTGGAAGAAGATCTCAAAATTGAAATCCCGCTACTGGAAGCCATTTTAAATAAAATGGACATTCAGGTAAACCGCAAGCGGATGAATACTATGGATGCTTTACAGGGATTACGCTCATTTTACGCTACAACAAGCAAAACATTTTACATCAATAAAGGCATGAGCCCTGCTCAGGAGAAATTTCTACTGGCCCGGGAAATCGCATTTCAGTACCTAAAGATCACTGAGAGGCCTTATGAAACCATTATTCAGCATAGCGATTCCTTTGACATGATGCTAAACAACTTCAACGCTTCCTATTTTGCAGTAGCATTGCTGATGCAGGAAGAAAAATTCGTGGAAGATGTAAAATACATTATGATGCAAACAAAATGGGATGATAAAGCATGGATTAACCTATGGACACAATATGATGTGACGCCCGAAATGTTGGTACAGCGACTAACCAATATTTTGCCAAAACACTTCAGCATCGATCAGCTTTTCTTTTTGCGCATATCAGGAGAAGTAAAAAAAGATGAATTTGAAATCACCAAAGAATTACACCTTTCTCAGCTACACAACCCTCATGCCAATGCCACTCATGAGCATTATTGTCGCCGATGGGTCTCTATCAATTCCCTTAAGCATACGGCGAACCTGGTTGCAGCCAAAAAGTACAAACACCCTATTGTTGAAGCACAAATATCCCAATACTGGCAGACACATAACCGTTATCTATGCATCTCCATTTCAAAACCGACAGGAAAAGGGAATGAAATGATTAGTGTGACGCTCGGATTATTGATAGATCAGAAGCTCCTTCAGGCGATGTCATTTGTAAATGACACTGCGATTCCTGTAAAAACCGTACACACCACCTGCGAACGCTGCGGAATCATGGATTGCTTGGAAAGGGCAGCCCCACCAACTGAAATCCTGAAGGAACAAAAACAGGAAAAGATCAATAATGCACTAAAACAACTCCAATAA
- the aceB gene encoding malate synthase A translates to MTSIMNHPSKWNPAPEGMTIKAPFQEAYQEILGDDALQFIKALHLHFNVHRKALLKEREVVQQKIDAGWKPRFLPETAEIRSSEWQIAPVPEDILDRRVEITGPVDRKMIINAMNSGANVFMADFEDSNSPNWENIIGGQVNLRDAINRSISFVNADNGKEYKLNEQTATLFVRPRGWHLEEKHIEVNGAPISGSLLDFGLYFFHNAKTLLQKGTGPYFYLPKLESYREARLWNDVFVFAQEYCGVAYGSIKATVLVETILAPFQLNEILFELKDHSAGMNCGRWDYIFSFIKKFRNIPGYVFPDRSQVNMTVPFMRAYTQLVIKTCHKRGAHAIGGMAAQIPIKNNEAANEAALKKVKADKLREVTDGHDGTWVAHPGLVAIAKEIFDVGMKTANQLHVKREDFICTADELLQLPEGTITEEGLRQNINVGILYLENWLRGNGAAAIYNLMEDAATAEICRTQVWQWLHNKASLEDGRIINHSLYEDMRDDEIEQIRSTVGSKAYQEGQYVQAICIFNKLIVQNKWVDFLTLPGYELILSNDEKKVCEEEVREPESVSSLFVTDEKTITI, encoded by the coding sequence ATGACATCAATTATGAACCACCCCAGCAAATGGAATCCTGCCCCGGAGGGCATGACCATTAAAGCTCCGTTCCAGGAAGCTTACCAGGAAATACTTGGGGATGATGCACTGCAGTTTATTAAGGCATTGCACCTCCATTTTAATGTGCATCGCAAAGCCTTACTTAAAGAGAGAGAGGTAGTGCAGCAAAAAATTGATGCCGGATGGAAACCTCGTTTTCTTCCGGAAACAGCAGAGATACGGAGCAGCGAATGGCAGATTGCCCCGGTACCCGAAGATATTCTGGACCGTCGGGTGGAAATTACCGGACCCGTTGACCGCAAGATGATCATTAATGCTATGAATTCTGGCGCTAATGTTTTTATGGCCGATTTTGAAGACAGTAACTCTCCAAACTGGGAGAACATCATTGGTGGTCAGGTTAACCTGCGTGATGCCATTAACCGTTCTATCAGCTTTGTCAATGCGGATAACGGAAAGGAATATAAGTTAAATGAGCAGACCGCTACTTTATTCGTTCGTCCCAGAGGCTGGCACCTGGAGGAAAAACATATTGAAGTTAATGGAGCGCCCATCAGTGGAAGCTTGCTTGATTTTGGACTTTACTTTTTTCATAATGCCAAAACGCTCTTGCAAAAAGGAACGGGCCCATACTTCTATTTACCAAAATTAGAAAGTTATAGAGAAGCCAGACTTTGGAATGATGTATTTGTATTCGCACAGGAATATTGCGGTGTGGCTTATGGAAGCATCAAGGCAACTGTATTGGTAGAGACCATTCTTGCTCCATTTCAGCTAAATGAAATATTATTTGAGTTGAAAGACCATTCTGCCGGTATGAACTGCGGCCGCTGGGACTATATTTTTTCCTTCATTAAGAAGTTCAGGAATATTCCGGGATATGTCTTTCCAGACCGTTCACAGGTAAATATGACCGTGCCTTTTATGCGGGCATACACCCAATTGGTGATAAAAACCTGTCATAAACGCGGGGCACATGCCATAGGTGGGATGGCGGCACAAATTCCAATTAAAAATAACGAAGCCGCCAACGAAGCTGCTCTAAAAAAGGTAAAAGCAGACAAGTTGAGGGAAGTAACAGATGGCCACGATGGGACCTGGGTTGCGCACCCGGGACTGGTTGCCATTGCTAAGGAAATATTTGATGTCGGTATGAAAACAGCAAATCAACTCCATGTAAAACGGGAAGATTTTATTTGTACGGCAGACGAATTATTACAATTACCAGAGGGAACGATCACCGAAGAAGGATTAAGACAAAATATCAATGTGGGGATTTTGTATCTCGAAAACTGGCTTCGTGGAAATGGTGCTGCAGCCATTTATAACCTGATGGAAGATGCCGCGACCGCAGAGATTTGTCGCACACAGGTTTGGCAATGGTTACACAATAAAGCCAGTTTAGAAGATGGCAGAATCATTAACCATAGTTTGTACGAAGACATGAGAGATGATGAGATTGAACAAATCAGGAGCACGGTAGGGAGTAAAGCTTACCAGGAAGGCCAATACGTTCAGGCGATCTGTATTTTCAATAAATTGATTGTTCAGAATAAATGGGTTGACTTTCTCACCCTGCCAGGTTATGAACTCATTCTTTCTAATGATGAGAAGAAAGTTTGTGAAGAAGAAGTCCGGGAGCCGGAAAGCGTGTCTTCTCTTTTTGTAACAGATGAAAAAACGATAACCATATAA
- the aceA gene encoding isocitrate lyase: MGTDHRATRLFTEWQTNPRWEGINRPYTAEEVLKLRSKVEIEYTLAKHGAEKLWEKLKMQSYVAALGALTGNQAVQEVAAGLDAIYLSGWQVAADANSSGTMYPDQSLYPVNSVPDVVKRINNALLRCEQIDSVNGDNSKDWMAPIVADAEAGFGGNLNAFELMKAMIDGGASGVHFEDQLSSAKKCGHLGGKVLVPTQEAINKLIAARLAADVMNVSTIIIARTDGEAANLITSDIDVRDQEFITGERTNEGFYSVRNGLEQCISRGLSYAPYADMIWMETSQPDLAIAKAFAEAIHAVYPGKLLAYNCSPSFNWSKHLKEEEMETFREDLAALGYRFQFITLAGFHALNTSMFELSQSYRESGMAGFSKLQQREFALQEHGFKAVKHQTFVGTGYFDCVQSTVQQGTASTMAMKDSTETAQFH, from the coding sequence ATGGGAACAGATCATAGAGCTACCCGATTATTTACCGAATGGCAAACCAATCCGAGATGGGAGGGGATCAATCGGCCTTATACCGCAGAAGAAGTTTTGAAATTGCGCAGTAAAGTAGAAATTGAATATACTTTGGCCAAACATGGGGCAGAGAAATTATGGGAAAAATTGAAAATGCAGTCATATGTTGCGGCTCTGGGGGCCCTGACAGGGAATCAGGCTGTACAGGAAGTAGCCGCAGGATTAGATGCGATTTACCTGAGCGGATGGCAGGTTGCAGCTGATGCCAATTCCTCAGGAACCATGTATCCGGATCAATCTTTGTATCCTGTAAATTCAGTACCTGACGTGGTGAAAAGGATTAACAATGCCTTATTGCGTTGTGAACAGATTGATTCTGTAAATGGAGATAACTCGAAAGACTGGATGGCACCCATTGTTGCAGATGCTGAGGCTGGTTTTGGAGGAAATTTAAATGCATTTGAATTGATGAAAGCAATGATTGATGGTGGAGCATCCGGTGTTCATTTTGAAGATCAGTTGTCTTCTGCAAAAAAATGCGGGCATTTGGGTGGGAAAGTATTGGTTCCTACACAGGAAGCCATAAATAAACTAATTGCAGCAAGATTGGCGGCAGATGTGATGAATGTTTCGACGATCATTATTGCACGCACAGACGGAGAAGCGGCGAATCTGATTACTTCTGATATTGATGTAAGAGATCAGGAATTCATTACAGGCGAGCGAACCAATGAAGGGTTTTATTCAGTAAGAAATGGATTGGAACAATGTATTTCACGTGGTTTGTCCTATGCGCCTTATGCGGATATGATCTGGATGGAAACTTCGCAACCCGATCTTGCCATTGCAAAAGCATTTGCTGAAGCGATTCATGCTGTTTATCCAGGAAAACTTTTGGCTTATAACTGTTCTCCATCTTTCAATTGGAGCAAACACCTGAAAGAAGAAGAGATGGAAACGTTTCGTGAAGATCTGGCGGCTTTGGGATATAGGTTCCAGTTCATTACGCTAGCCGGCTTCCATGCATTAAATACCTCTATGTTTGAACTGTCTCAATCGTACAGGGAAAGCGGTATGGCTGGTTTCTCTAAATTGCAGCAAAGGGAATTTGCATTGCAGGAGCATGGTTTTAAGGCCGTGAAACACCAGACTTTCGTGGGAACCGGATATTTTGATTGCGTTCAGAGCACCGTGCAGCAAGGAACTGCCTCTACTATGGCCATGAAAGACAGTACGGAAACAGCTCAGTTTCATTAG
- a CDS encoding SRPBCC family protein, translating to MNTTNQINITVETIVNAAVDTVWNAWTSPEHIIKWNNASEDWHTPRVENDLRTGGKFLSRMEAKDGSFGFDFSGVYDEVKTNELIAYTLGDDRKVSISFVRDGNTTKITETFEAESTNPIEMQKGGWQAILDNFKKYAESLAS from the coding sequence ATGAATACAACAAATCAGATCAACATTACAGTAGAAACAATTGTAAACGCAGCAGTAGACACCGTTTGGAACGCATGGACCTCTCCGGAACATATTATAAAATGGAACAATGCTTCTGAAGATTGGCATACCCCGAGAGTGGAAAATGATTTGCGCACAGGAGGAAAATTCCTGTCAAGGATGGAAGCTAAAGATGGTAGCTTCGGTTTTGACTTTTCCGGAGTCTACGACGAGGTAAAAACCAACGAACTCATTGCTTATACACTTGGAGATGATAGAAAAGTGAGTATTTCATTTGTCAGAGATGGCAACACGACGAAAATAACTGAAACATTTGAAGCTGAAAGTACAAATCCGATAGAAATGCAGAAAGGTGGCTGGCAAGCGATCCTGGATAACTTCAAAAAATATGCAGAATCATTGGCAAGCTAA
- a CDS encoding condensation domain-containing protein, which translates to MLKRKLSLIEGTMYANGSGVVNVVSGIRIKGNIPEKALYDALSKIQKRHPLLRVDVVKEDNGTLFFVERKDISEIPVRMVRRHSNEDWEKESIAECLNPFILKDQPLARLVWIRSEEVSDLIFVCHHCICDGKSVLSMMDETLRLLAEPHLDIGSYHSFSSVEEFIPDSIRHNKTNIIKVSIFAKLVQFSLNILCLKKEIKREQPYFLHWKINREESAMILKGCKTAEISIHSALSIAFLKAHQQIKQLKSYSRLYCAVDMRKFLPEIKEDMFFAFPAMISLSLKANENNNLWVPARMFKEKLQQEINKMDINKFFLYSSGLLRALPKMSKYAKAERGIHDFTFSNMGKVRIKENYGILEVEALHSPSTMFPFGNPSTLSTTTFRGEIDFIFTSDEAFIKKEEAMMLKQNAMQLLINSTKTMPC; encoded by the coding sequence ATGTTAAAAAGAAAGCTCTCTTTAATTGAAGGTACGATGTATGCCAACGGCTCTGGAGTCGTTAACGTTGTATCTGGCATCAGAATCAAAGGAAACATTCCCGAAAAAGCCTTATACGATGCACTCTCAAAAATTCAGAAAAGACATCCTTTGCTCAGGGTGGATGTTGTAAAAGAAGACAATGGCACTCTCTTTTTTGTGGAACGAAAAGACATCTCTGAAATACCTGTGCGCATGGTTAGGCGACACAGTAATGAGGATTGGGAAAAAGAGTCCATCGCAGAATGCCTCAATCCTTTTATTTTAAAGGATCAACCGCTCGCAAGACTAGTTTGGATAAGATCAGAAGAGGTATCAGACTTAATTTTCGTCTGCCATCATTGCATTTGTGATGGCAAATCTGTTTTGAGCATGATGGACGAAACACTTCGTTTATTAGCTGAACCGCATTTGGATATTGGCAGTTATCACTCCTTCTCCTCCGTTGAAGAATTTATTCCTGACAGCATTAGACATAATAAAACCAATATTATAAAAGTTAGCATCTTTGCTAAACTGGTACAGTTCAGTTTAAATATTTTATGTTTAAAAAAAGAAATCAAAAGAGAGCAGCCCTACTTCTTGCACTGGAAAATAAACAGAGAAGAGTCAGCCATGATCCTGAAAGGTTGTAAGACGGCAGAGATTTCCATTCATTCCGCACTGTCCATAGCCTTTTTAAAGGCCCATCAACAAATTAAGCAACTTAAATCATACTCCAGACTTTACTGTGCCGTGGATATGCGAAAATTCCTTCCTGAGATTAAAGAGGACATGTTTTTTGCCTTTCCTGCAATGATAAGCCTGAGCTTAAAAGCAAATGAAAATAATAACCTTTGGGTTCCGGCAAGGATGTTTAAAGAAAAGCTTCAGCAGGAAATCAACAAGATGGATATCAATAAATTTTTTCTGTATAGCAGTGGGCTACTGCGGGCCCTTCCAAAAATGAGTAAATATGCTAAAGCAGAAAGAGGAATTCACGATTTTACCTTTTCCAATATGGGGAAGGTCCGCATCAAAGAAAATTACGGTATCCTTGAAGTAGAAGCCTTACACTCTCCTTCCACTATGTTCCCTTTCGGCAATCCAAGCACACTCTCTACCACGACATTCAGAGGAGAAATAGACTTTATATTTACTTCAGATGAAGCTTTCATAAAAAAAGAAGAGGCCATGATGCTAAAACAAAATGCCATGCAATTATTAATCAATTCGACTAAAACGATGCCTTGTTAA
- a CDS encoding 2OG-Fe(II) oxygenase has product MIFKHLPLIKTTLHQVRAMMPEIVMTIPLEQIFNKLIDSFIENKVGIAEHFLSEDLAAHLKNNLTQLYKENLLLSAGTGNDTLVVHDKLFRSDRIYWLDRKHNNQHENDFFDLMDRFVSHLNSTCYTGITGYEFHYTLYEKGSFYKKHLDQFRSNGSRQYSMIMYLNTDWKINDGGELCIHHLNNLQNISPLNGKSVFFKSSELAHEVLLTNKPRMSITGWLKVM; this is encoded by the coding sequence TTGATTTTCAAACACTTACCATTAATTAAAACTACCTTACACCAGGTAAGGGCGATGATGCCCGAAATCGTGATGACCATTCCATTGGAACAAATCTTTAATAAACTCATTGACAGCTTCATAGAAAACAAGGTTGGTATAGCAGAACATTTTTTAAGCGAAGATCTTGCCGCTCATTTGAAAAACAACTTAACGCAACTTTACAAAGAAAACCTCCTTTTATCCGCCGGAACAGGAAACGACACGCTGGTAGTCCATGATAAATTATTTAGAAGTGACCGGATATACTGGCTTGACCGAAAGCACAATAATCAACATGAAAATGATTTTTTCGATTTGATGGACCGCTTTGTAAGTCACCTGAACAGCACCTGCTATACAGGTATCACTGGCTATGAATTTCATTATACGTTGTATGAAAAAGGGAGTTTTTATAAAAAACACCTTGACCAGTTTCGTAGTAATGGAAGCAGACAATATTCAATGATCATGTATCTAAATACAGATTGGAAAATAAATGACGGTGGCGAACTCTGCATTCATCATCTGAACAATCTTCAAAACATCAGTCCATTAAATGGAAAAAGTGTGTTCTTCAAAAGCAGTGAGCTGGCTCATGAAGTTTTACTCACAAATAAACCCAGAATGAGCATCACAGGCTGGCTAAAGGTGATGTAA
- a CDS encoding TlpA disulfide reductase family protein: MMKTLTIATLSLLLSSAAVYAQEKSNVEITGTVKGLNSGKVYLQKFDNKMFFTLDSAELKDGTFKFNKTLKLPELYGLTVDKEESPLYVFLEKGKVDVSLDPEGYYRNSVVTGSASNDLFTSYKKQKEVKIGAFIKENPSSLVAAYVLYRDFSYRLSPEEIRQNLQLLDPKLSNTPYVVVLKDLVNVLTSVGIGNKAPDFEGLTPEGKSIKLSDHFGKYLLLDFWASWCGPCRRENPNLVKAYQKYHDKGFEIFAVSLDKNKEAWLKGIKDDNLSWTHVSDLAFWNSAAAKLYGVRAIPANVLIDPNGVIVGRNLRGEDLDKKLEELLSTPLAKTP; the protein is encoded by the coding sequence ATGATGAAAACACTAACTATAGCTACACTATCGTTGCTCTTGAGTAGCGCAGCGGTTTACGCACAGGAGAAAAGTAATGTAGAAATTACGGGAACGGTTAAAGGACTGAATTCAGGCAAGGTCTACCTGCAGAAATTCGATAATAAAATGTTTTTTACATTGGATTCTGCAGAGCTGAAAGATGGAACTTTCAAATTTAATAAGACACTTAAATTACCGGAGTTGTATGGTTTAACTGTAGATAAGGAGGAGAGTCCGCTGTATGTCTTTTTAGAAAAAGGGAAAGTAGATGTTTCTCTGGACCCGGAAGGTTATTATAGGAATTCGGTGGTAACCGGATCTGCTTCCAATGATTTATTTACCAGCTACAAAAAACAAAAAGAGGTTAAAATAGGCGCATTTATTAAGGAGAATCCAAGCTCTTTAGTCGCGGCTTATGTTCTTTACAGGGATTTCTCGTATAGATTGAGTCCGGAAGAGATTAGACAGAATTTGCAGTTACTGGATCCTAAATTATCCAATACGCCCTATGTTGTGGTACTGAAAGACCTGGTAAATGTATTAACCAGTGTTGGTATTGGAAATAAGGCTCCTGATTTTGAAGGATTAACACCAGAGGGAAAATCAATTAAATTATCTGATCATTTTGGAAAATATTTATTGCTTGATTTCTGGGCATCCTGGTGTGGACCTTGCAGAAGGGAGAATCCAAATCTGGTAAAAGCTTATCAGAAATATCATGATAAGGGATTTGAAATCTTTGCTGTATCTCTTGATAAAAATAAAGAAGCCTGGTTAAAAGGGATTAAAGATGACAACTTGAGTTGGACACACGTTTCTGACCTTGCCTTTTGGAATAGTGCAGCTGCGAAGTTGTATGGGGTTAGGGCGATTCCTGCCAATGTACTTATTGACCCTAATGGAGTAATTGTTGGTAGAAACCTGAGAGGAGAAGATCTGGATAAAAAACTGGAAGAACTTCTTTCCACCCCTTTAGCAAAGACTCCATAA
- a CDS encoding MIP/aquaporin family protein, with product MSEFSAEVIGTMVMILLGNGVVANVVLTGTKGNNGGWIVITTAWALAVFVGVVIAGPYSGAHLNPAVSISLALIGKLSWAKVPIYILAQFIGAFLGAFLVWLTYKDHYKQTEDQGAKRATFCTAPAIRNTWSNLISEIIGTFILIFVIFHFSDASMGISKTPIGLGSLGALPVAFLVWVIGLSLGGTTGYAINPARDLGPRIMHAILPVHGKGDNDWGYAWIPVAGPLIGALLAFALDLFIKI from the coding sequence ATGTCGGAATTTTCAGCCGAAGTAATCGGCACTATGGTCATGATTCTTTTAGGAAACGGTGTAGTGGCCAACGTTGTTTTAACAGGAACAAAAGGGAATAACGGGGGCTGGATCGTCATTACGACAGCATGGGCGTTGGCCGTATTTGTAGGCGTGGTAATTGCCGGGCCATATAGTGGTGCTCACCTTAATCCTGCTGTTTCCATCAGCCTTGCCCTTATCGGGAAACTAAGCTGGGCAAAAGTGCCTATTTACATCCTCGCACAGTTTATTGGTGCTTTTTTAGGGGCCTTCCTCGTTTGGCTGACCTACAAAGATCACTATAAGCAAACCGAAGATCAGGGCGCCAAACGTGCTACATTCTGTACGGCTCCTGCCATCAGAAATACCTGGTCTAACCTCATTAGTGAAATTATTGGAACATTTATATTGATCTTTGTGATCTTTCATTTTAGCGATGCCTCTATGGGCATTAGTAAAACACCTATAGGCTTAGGTTCTCTCGGGGCATTACCAGTCGCCTTTCTTGTTTGGGTCATCGGCCTATCGCTCGGAGGTACTACAGGCTATGCAATTAACCCGGCAAGAGATCTGGGGCCAAGAATTATGCATGCCATTTTACCGGTTCATGGCAAAGGAGATAACGACTGGGGATACGCATGGATTCCTGTTGCCGGCCCATTGATTGGCGCCTTGCTTGCTTTCGCTTTGGATCTGTTTATCAAAATATAA
- a CDS encoding porin family protein encodes MKKIIILAIGLFVAGAANAQSPIRLGVKAGLNLPNIIKGDGNNNYSTKVNPGFNAGVTLDINLIKGLAFTPELLYSTKGYKAETSLGEYTQTTHFIDIPILASINLGGSGLNLVVGPQVSFLTSTKNKFDNRFGTVIENEFNEDSDKFKKSLVGGVIGFRYDLNDKFDIHGRYALDFQKNNEDGTKQTPEYKNQVFSVGVGVKF; translated from the coding sequence ATGAAAAAGATCATTATTTTGGCTATAGGCCTATTCGTTGCTGGTGCAGCTAATGCACAAAGCCCCATCAGGTTAGGGGTTAAAGCAGGTTTGAACCTTCCTAATATCATTAAGGGAGATGGAAACAACAATTATAGCACTAAAGTAAATCCTGGTTTTAATGCCGGTGTTACCTTAGACATCAACCTGATCAAAGGACTTGCATTTACTCCGGAGCTATTGTATTCGACCAAAGGATATAAAGCAGAAACTTCTTTGGGAGAATATACTCAAACTACTCACTTCATTGATATTCCAATTTTGGCAAGCATTAATCTTGGGGGTAGTGGATTAAACCTGGTTGTAGGACCTCAGGTTTCCTTTTTAACTTCTACCAAGAATAAATTTGATAATCGTTTTGGTACTGTTATAGAAAATGAATTCAATGAAGATTCGGATAAATTTAAAAAGAGTCTTGTTGGTGGAGTAATTGGATTTAGGTATGATCTCAACGATAAATTTGATATTCATGGTCGTTATGCTCTTGATTTCCAGAAAAACAATGAAGATGGAACGAAACAAACTCCTGAATACAAAAACCAGGTATTCTCTGTAGGTGTAGGTGTGAAATTCTAA